One window of Nostoc sp. C052 genomic DNA carries:
- the psbA gene encoding photosystem II q(b) protein — MTTTLQRRSGASVWDRFCEWITSTENRIYIGWFGVLMIPTLLAATTCFVIAFIAAPPVDIDGIREPVAGSLIYGNNIISGAVVPSSNAIGLHFYPIWEAASLDEWLYNGGPYQLVVFHFLIGCAAYLGRQWELSFRLGMRPWICVAYSAPLASATAVFLIYPIGQGSFSDGMPLGISGTFNFMIVFQAEHNILMHPFHMLGVAGVFGGSLFSAMHGSLVTSSLVRETTETESQNYGYKFGQEEETYNIVAAHGYFGRLIFQYASFNNSRSLHFFLAAWPVVGIWFTALGISTMAFNLNGFNFNQSIIDSQGRVISTWADVINRANLGMEVMHERNAHNFPLDLAAGEVTPVAMTAPAING; from the coding sequence ATGACCACAACCTTACAACGGCGCTCTGGCGCTAGCGTATGGGATCGCTTCTGCGAGTGGATCACCAGCACCGAAAACCGTATATACATCGGTTGGTTCGGCGTTTTGATGATTCCTACCCTGCTAGCTGCAACCACCTGCTTCGTAATTGCTTTCATCGCTGCTCCTCCTGTGGACATTGATGGTATTCGCGAACCAGTTGCAGGTTCTTTGATCTACGGAAACAACATCATCTCTGGTGCAGTTGTTCCTTCTTCAAATGCGATCGGCTTGCACTTCTACCCAATCTGGGAAGCAGCTTCCTTAGATGAGTGGTTGTACAACGGCGGCCCCTACCAATTAGTAGTTTTCCACTTCTTGATCGGTTGTGCTGCCTACCTTGGTCGTCAGTGGGAACTTTCCTTCCGCTTAGGTATGCGTCCTTGGATTTGCGTAGCTTACAGCGCACCTTTGGCTTCCGCTACCGCAGTATTCTTGATCTACCCAATCGGTCAAGGTTCTTTCTCTGATGGTATGCCTTTGGGTATCTCTGGAACCTTCAACTTCATGATTGTGTTCCAAGCAGAACATAACATCTTGATGCACCCCTTCCACATGTTAGGTGTGGCTGGTGTATTTGGCGGTTCATTGTTCTCAGCAATGCACGGTTCTCTAGTAACTTCTTCCTTGGTGCGTGAAACCACCGAAACCGAATCACAAAATTACGGTTACAAGTTCGGTCAAGAAGAAGAAACCTACAACATCGTTGCAGCCCACGGCTACTTCGGTCGTTTGATCTTCCAATACGCTTCCTTCAACAACAGCCGTTCACTGCACTTCTTCCTAGCAGCTTGGCCTGTCGTCGGTATCTGGTTCACCGCTTTGGGTATCAGCACGATGGCATTCAACCTGAACGGTTTCAACTTCAACCAATCAATTATTGACTCCCAAGGTCGCGTTATCAGCACTTGGGCAGATGTAATCAACCGCGCTAACTTGGGTATGGAAGTAATGCACGAGCGTAACGCTCACAACTTCCCCTTAGATTTAGCTGCTGGTGAAGTTACTCCTGTAGCAATGACTGCTCCTGCTATCAACGGTTAA
- a CDS encoding MBOAT family protein — translation MNFISIFYGLFLLSVLGIYWSLAQQKFRLWTLLIASLVFYASLHIQYIPLLLALTFINFRIGLEIGKNTSPGKHSLDWQISNEEWQFAQVDWNRRRLKVLWVGITLNVLLLLAFKYLTPLFKFVFNIQTNSPDSSFKLIAPLGISFFTFECIAYLIDVYRGAPATDNFLKFATYKLFFAKLISGPITRYHNLANQFNTLDLPTADRVAEALWLIARGAVKKGIFADHLGIFVDLCFGNLQRAGSTDLWLATFAYGLQLYLDFNGYVDIARGSALLFGLVLPENFDFPYFSTNISEFWRRWHITLGDWLRNYVYFPLGGSRRGLVRTCWNLFLVMLIAGIWHGAALGYVVWGIFHGLALVVHRLTDSISDRVENLEQFWQNPLGIFVAWLLTQLMVFTSWIWFRLPNLQDSSLVIRHLWGYPADAQFAEKVYVEALNISQSQLTWVLLALAALMAVVYTFNRMLKLEFNWPIKLVFVPICFYAVWLLAPEGSLPYIYFDF, via the coding sequence ATGAACTTTATATCAATTTTCTATGGACTATTCTTGTTGAGTGTATTAGGAATTTACTGGTCTTTAGCACAACAGAAATTTCGATTATGGACGTTGCTAATTGCCAGTCTAGTTTTCTATGCATCTTTGCACATTCAATACATACCATTACTCTTAGCTTTGACATTTATTAATTTCCGTATAGGACTGGAAATTGGTAAAAATACATCACCAGGAAAACATTCTCTTGACTGGCAAATCTCTAACGAAGAGTGGCAATTTGCTCAAGTTGATTGGAATCGTCGCCGTCTCAAAGTTTTGTGGGTGGGTATCACTCTAAATGTTTTACTGCTGTTAGCTTTTAAATATTTAACCCCCTTATTCAAGTTTGTTTTTAATATACAAACCAACTCACCAGATAGCTCTTTTAAATTGATTGCACCCTTGGGAATTTCATTTTTTACCTTTGAATGCATTGCCTATTTAATAGATGTCTATCGCGGTGCCCCTGCTACTGATAATTTTCTCAAATTTGCTACATACAAATTATTTTTCGCCAAACTGATTTCAGGCCCGATTACGCGTTACCACAACTTAGCAAATCAATTCAATACACTAGATTTACCTACTGCTGATAGAGTCGCTGAGGCGCTGTGGTTGATTGCTAGGGGCGCAGTCAAAAAAGGAATTTTTGCAGACCACTTGGGAATTTTCGTCGATTTATGTTTTGGTAATTTGCAACGGGCAGGTAGTACCGATCTTTGGTTAGCTACATTTGCATACGGCTTGCAGTTATACCTAGATTTCAATGGTTATGTAGACATCGCTCGTGGGAGTGCTTTGCTTTTCGGTTTGGTTTTACCTGAGAATTTTGACTTTCCCTATTTCAGCACCAATATCTCAGAATTTTGGCGGCGCTGGCATATCACTCTAGGAGATTGGCTGCGTAACTATGTCTACTTTCCTTTGGGTGGTTCTCGTCGAGGTTTAGTCCGTACCTGCTGGAATTTATTTCTTGTAATGCTAATTGCTGGTATCTGGCACGGTGCTGCTTTGGGTTATGTCGTTTGGGGCATATTCCACGGATTAGCCTTGGTGGTTCATCGACTTACAGATTCTATAAGCGATCGCGTTGAAAATCTAGAACAATTCTGGCAAAATCCTCTAGGTATTTTTGTCGCTTGGTTATTAACCCAACTGATGGTTTTTACCTCTTGGATTTGGTTCCGCCTACCTAATCTCCAAGACTCTTCTTTGGTAATTCGGCATCTTTGGGGTTATCCGGCTGACGCGCAGTTTGCCGAAAAGGTCTATGTGGAAGCCCTAAATATAAGCCAATCCCAACTCACTTGGGTACTTCTAGCTTTAGCTGCCCTGATGGCTGTAGTCTACACCTTCAACCGAATGCTGAAGTTAGAGTTTAACTGGCCAATTAAACTTGTATTCGTTCCCATCTGTTTCTACGCTGTTTGGTTATTAGCCCCTGAAGGCAGTTTGCCCTACATATACTTTGATTTTTAG
- a CDS encoding DUF1574 family protein, translated as MKTVLPDRQQSLAQWVSQATGINTFGVKVRLRGNDLHILCEGTECPQRWRTLSDLLQALQQTNLDILTSSEQTSIYQVFVYGRRKGEQRPSWCHRVHLNQIDKHLDEVQQALLADSEKSKQSGGALIVSNESLARQGNPEAIARYLSETLSTLGVSVQAKIKPYQPKNSQPEENRLWIFCQSSYSPDASLLAEPIAQKLRYLKLSGYQDAVIVSQVSGETAPDWLLRIDLTPPEVMLKEWARWGDVQAIARLLTEVLSGLKVGVQVSLKESTLHIFCIPAFDLLGTAPIPDKAVCLEAILPQLEAIAPQGILAATVYGQKAGDMQPTWIDWLTLPAANNPIFATSPLDLANTGDEPAIVFLLERLLNPDLDWRLLTGGIRVLLLNKNDLLHIMCDAPVCPARQQVASKITQFIRQLKIPGIMGVRVYGRRAGNKEPFWHYGVDLEHRQRLVPEATPEFAATSKYVNDLVTSETSEPILRPDLTTEEVQSFVTEVARDWLTTASATAKKLLLNSQLFTESNQSGEHNPDIQGIKIALVWGTLGLLLTLQTDWVLGQIIARTIPSSSKVASVSLPSSSERQASLTSGKNQSEKTTFFTSTSKTKSPPNQNSVFNASEFTQSDDTPKNNLAAAPLKEKATATAILLAARSQLPSFNVRQLDEQLALYKQRLARTGTPPDVLIIGSSRALRGVDPAALSKALATQGYPNLDVFNFGINGATAQVVDFVIRHVLEPSELPKIIIWADGARAFNGGREDITFKSLAASAGYKQAFQKTANPANSNDLPENIVNSGEKKTTEEKPEISTYEAVNQSLNQALASVSASYKNRDQIKGLLQKQFLAVGHNQTVTSEKQLTDDTSDESISQQAVDFDGFLPLSIRFNPARYYQKHSRVPGNYDNDYKSFQVEGQQDTALKEVLQFTQAQKISLVFVNMPLTADYLDPVRRQYEQQFQQYMLRLATNPNFIYRDLSQQWPKANDYFSDPSHLNRFGAYEVSKKLANDPMIPWPVK; from the coding sequence ATGAAAACAGTATTACCAGATCGCCAGCAGTCCTTAGCGCAATGGGTAAGCCAGGCAACAGGGATCAACACTTTCGGGGTGAAAGTCCGGTTGCGGGGAAATGACCTTCATATTCTTTGTGAAGGTACTGAATGTCCTCAGCGTTGGCGTACTTTGTCTGACTTGCTGCAAGCACTACAGCAAACAAATTTAGATATCCTCACAAGCAGCGAACAAACCTCAATATATCAAGTATTTGTCTATGGCCGCAGAAAAGGGGAACAGCGCCCCTCATGGTGCCATCGAGTTCACTTGAATCAGATAGATAAGCATTTGGATGAGGTGCAGCAAGCGCTACTAGCAGACTCGGAAAAATCAAAACAATCGGGCGGGGCACTAATTGTCTCTAACGAAAGTTTGGCACGCCAAGGCAACCCAGAGGCGATCGCTCGATATCTCAGTGAAACTCTGAGTACGTTAGGTGTATCAGTACAGGCAAAAATTAAGCCATATCAGCCCAAGAATTCTCAGCCAGAAGAAAATCGCCTGTGGATCTTTTGCCAATCGAGCTATAGCCCCGATGCATCATTGCTTGCTGAACCAATAGCACAAAAGCTGCGTTATCTTAAGCTTTCCGGCTACCAAGATGCTGTAATTGTTTCTCAAGTTAGCGGCGAAACTGCTCCTGATTGGCTGCTGCGGATAGATTTGACGCCACCAGAGGTAATGCTCAAAGAGTGGGCGCGTTGGGGAGATGTCCAAGCGATCGCTCGATTATTAACTGAGGTACTATCAGGGTTAAAAGTTGGTGTCCAAGTTTCTTTAAAAGAATCAACGCTACATATCTTTTGTATCCCAGCTTTTGATCTCTTAGGAACTGCCCCTATCCCAGACAAGGCAGTGTGCTTAGAGGCAATTTTACCGCAACTAGAAGCGATCGCACCTCAAGGAATTCTCGCCGCCACCGTCTACGGACAAAAAGCAGGCGATATGCAGCCGACTTGGATTGATTGGCTAACTTTACCCGCAGCCAACAATCCCATCTTTGCCACATCACCGCTAGATTTAGCCAATACTGGCGATGAACCTGCGATCGTATTTTTACTGGAGCGTTTACTCAATCCTGATTTGGATTGGCGGCTATTAACAGGTGGAATTCGCGTACTTCTACTGAACAAAAATGATTTATTACACATCATGTGTGATGCACCAGTTTGTCCAGCGCGACAACAAGTAGCAAGTAAAATTACGCAGTTTATCCGCCAGTTAAAAATTCCCGGTATCATGGGAGTACGTGTCTACGGTCGCCGGGCTGGAAATAAAGAACCTTTTTGGCATTATGGCGTCGATCTTGAACATCGCCAACGTTTAGTACCAGAGGCAACCCCAGAATTTGCTGCTACTTCTAAATACGTTAACGATTTAGTAACCTCTGAGACTAGTGAGCCAATTTTGCGCCCCGACTTAACCACAGAAGAAGTTCAAAGTTTTGTAACCGAAGTAGCGCGAGATTGGCTGACAACGGCAAGTGCAACAGCGAAAAAACTCCTGTTGAACAGCCAGCTATTTACCGAAAGTAACCAATCAGGAGAACATAACCCTGATATTCAAGGAATTAAGATTGCTCTAGTTTGGGGAACACTGGGATTATTGCTCACCCTCCAAACTGATTGGGTACTGGGTCAAATTATTGCACGTACTATACCAAGTTCGTCAAAAGTCGCTAGCGTCTCCCTCCCATCATCTTCTGAACGCCAGGCATCTTTGACATCTGGGAAAAATCAGAGTGAGAAAACAACATTTTTTACCAGCACTTCCAAAACGAAATCTCCTCCAAATCAGAATTCTGTATTTAACGCTTCGGAATTTACCCAAAGCGATGATACTCCGAAAAATAATTTGGCAGCTGCACCACTGAAGGAAAAAGCTACCGCAACAGCTATTCTTTTAGCAGCGCGATCGCAACTGCCAAGTTTCAACGTCAGACAATTAGACGAGCAACTAGCACTGTATAAACAGCGTCTAGCTAGAACTGGTACTCCGCCAGACGTGTTGATTATTGGCTCCTCCCGCGCCCTCAGAGGAGTAGATCCCGCAGCACTTTCTAAAGCTTTAGCGACTCAGGGCTACCCAAATCTTGACGTGTTTAACTTTGGAATCAACGGTGCTACTGCACAAGTTGTAGACTTTGTGATTCGCCACGTACTGGAACCATCAGAACTACCCAAAATAATTATCTGGGCAGATGGCGCTCGTGCTTTCAACGGTGGACGCGAGGATATTACCTTTAAATCCCTTGCTGCATCAGCTGGTTATAAACAAGCATTCCAAAAAACAGCAAACCCTGCAAATAGTAATGATTTACCAGAAAATATCGTAAATTCAGGAGAAAAAAAGACAACCGAAGAAAAACCGGAGATCAGTACTTATGAAGCTGTCAATCAGTCCTTAAATCAGGCTTTAGCATCTGTTTCTGCTAGTTATAAAAACCGTGACCAAATAAAAGGTTTACTGCAAAAACAATTCCTCGCAGTTGGTCATAATCAGACAGTTACATCAGAAAAACAGCTAACAGACGATACTTCAGATGAGAGTATATCTCAGCAAGCAGTTGACTTTGATGGCTTTCTACCCCTGTCTATTCGCTTTAATCCCGCGAGATACTATCAAAAACATTCTAGAGTTCCTGGAAATTATGACAACGACTATAAATCTTTCCAGGTAGAAGGACAGCAAGATACTGCTTTGAAAGAAGTGCTTCAGTTTACCCAGGCTCAGAAAATTTCCTTAGTGTTTGTCAACATGCCTCTGACGGCAGATTATTTAGATCCAGTGCGTAGACAATATGAGCAACAATTTCAACAATATATGTTGCGTTTGGCTACTAATCCCAACTTTATTTATCGTGATTTGAGCCAACAGTGGCCAAAAGCAAATGACTACTTTTCTGATCCTAGTCACCTCAACCGCTTTGGCGCATACGAAGTCTCGAAAAAGTTAGCTAACGATCCGATGATTCCTTGGCCAGTGAAGTAG